Proteins encoded by one window of Rhodamnia argentea isolate NSW1041297 chromosome 6, ASM2092103v1, whole genome shotgun sequence:
- the LOC115728084 gene encoding 1-aminocyclopropane-1-carboxylate oxidase homolog 4-like, whose protein sequence is MTGLTDTTQQAFDRAQELKQFEESKLGVQGLVDSGISSIPRIFVHPPETLSDLKPAQPRPVSAHSIPTIDISGHDSGWRPSVIEEVVHAARELGFFQVVNHGVPNEVTGHTIAAVKAFNEQPTEAKAGVYRRDFKTGVRFLSNVDLFNSKAASWRDSLHIRLEPQLDTEEIPEVCRNEVMEWNQQIQRLEGILMGLLSEGLGLSPGKLQELTRPERRTMVANYYPCCPQPDLTVGFVSHTDPGLIAVLLQDHLPGLQVKHGGVWVDVPPIPGALVVNIGDILQIMSNGEYKSADHRVLANLNREARLSIAVFYNLSDLEVQVGPLPELVSSDKPAAFRQFAMGEYLKALYTAPLEESMLNYFRA, encoded by the exons ATGACGGGCCTCACCGACACCACTCAACAAGCCTTCGACCGAGCCCAAGAGCTCAAGCAATTCGAAGAATCCAAGCTCGGAGTCCAAGGTCTCGTCGACTCCGGCATCTCCTCCATCCCTCGCATCTTCGTCCACCCGCCCGAGACCCTCTCCGACCTCAAGCCCGCCCAGCCCAGGCCCGTTTCGGCCCATTCGATCCCTACCATCGACATCTCAGGTCACGACTCCGGCTGGCGGCCCTCCGTCATCGAGGAAGTGGTGCACGCGGCTCGCGAGCTCGGCTTCTTCCAGGTAGTCAACCACGGTGTGCCGAACGAGGTCACGGGCCATACAATCGCGGCGGTGAAGGCCTTCAACGAGCAGCCAACGGAGGCAAAGGCTGGGGTCTACAGGAGGGACTTCAAGACCGGGGTCAGGTTCTTGTCCAACGTCGACTTGTTCAATTCGAAAGCAGCTAGCTGGAG GGACTCGCTCCATATAAGGCTGGAGCCGCAACTGGACACGGAAGAGATCCCGGAGGTGTGCAGAAATGAGGTGATGGAATGGAATCAGCAGATCCAACGGCTGGAAGGCATCCTTATGGGACTGTTGAGCGAGGGCCTGGGACTGAGTCCCGGGAAGCTCCAGGAATTGACGCGCCCGGAGCGCCGGACGATGGTGGCGAACTACTATCCATGCTGTCCCCAGCCCGATCTGACGGTCGGCTTCGTGTCCCACACGGACCCGGGCTTGATCGCAGTGCTCCTGCAGGACCACCTCCCCGGTTTGCAGGTGAAGCACGGTGGCGTGTGGGTGGACGTGCCGCCCATCCCAGGTGCTCTGGTTGTGAACATCGGTGACATCCTCCAG ATCATGTCCAACGGAGAGTACAAAAGCGCGGATCATCGGGTGCTGGCCAACCTTAACCGAGAAGCACGCTTGTCGATAGCAGTTTTCTACAACTTGAGCGATTTGGAGGTGCAGGTCGGACCATTGCCGGAGCTCGTATCCTCGGATAAACCCGCTGCTTTTCGGCAGTTCGCCATGGGCGAATACTTGAAGGCTCTCTATACTGCGCCTTTGGAGGAAAGTATGTTAAATTACTTCAGAGCATGA